TATGTGTACTTACTCTATGTCAGCAAGGCGCATTAAATACCATACTATAACGCTGAACACCGCAATTcgcttaaaaataaacttgCAAATTGTGGAAACAAACAAGCAAGTGTGACCAAGGCAGCCAAGTTGTAAAGAGTCGCGGTATTCTTGCACTTGTTGAACTGCGACGCAGGAACGCAGTATAATCTTGGTTCCGAGTGTTTGTTGGCTGTAATGCTGATGGCCCAAAGAGAAGGAAAAAATTTAGATACGTCGAAAATATGTATGCTGCTTACTAAAGGAGATGAAGTAGTACTCATAACTACTTGGTTgctaaattaaatataataaattaataattaaatgctaaattaaattaatataggAATCATCACACAtacattaatttaaataattacttGCGTATGTAATTATACCCGTtgctcgtagagtaaaagggtatactagattcgttgaaaagtatgtaacaggcagaaggatgAGTTTCCGCCTTCACATCTTCAAAAGATTCCATCCGTTCCCTTCAGTTGTTCGATGTGGGAGTATTGCATTACGCGAAAACTGCAGATCTGCAACGTTTCGCATTTATTGAAAATACCATTCGTTCCAAAACACTCTGCTTCGGATTTTTTAAGGACTTATTCAAATCTTTATTATAGCCTGGCAAAATAAAGAGAATATGCACCGAATACAATATACACTTTCTTGGAACTAAAACAATATTTCATAAGAATTCTCACAGTTGTTATCGataacatttcattttatttaacttaaaacaataaacatttaaaaagaGTAAACAATAATAAAGAGTTTGAGGGTAAAGTCTAAAAGTTTATTCGAATCAAAtcaataataatttagttATGTTTTTCTACAGAATATGGATCGGGTGAGGTGCTGgtcgccaaaaaaaaaaggttctTCAGTCATCCATACGCATCTGTGATCAGCTGATTTCCAATTACAAAACTCATGCCAAGGCAAAAGTTTTGTTAATCGGCATATAATTAAAAAGGGCGAGGATCGAAGTTAAGCCGTCTCGGAGGACCAGTATAATGTGCCATGGTTTGTCCGTTATGGAATTCCAAAACCTGCAAACACGAAAGGTTAGAAACTGAGCTGCTTCCGCCTTTAGAAGTGaactaaacaaaacaaatggcCTGCCCACGAAAAAAGCTTTTTGAAATTttgataaacaaatcaatacTGGCCCCATTAATACTTTATTTCTTTATTCAAATAATCCACTAAGTCTAAGTGGACCACCATTCATAAGTTCATTGTTACGTACAAAactcattatggttttataGTATTCGTTGTTTTTGACAAAAAATTAAGTAGATGACATTTTGTATacatcaaaaataaaatggatatattacaaatataaagattaaaatatcatacacacacataatGTTATATGACCTTCATTAATACAGTAGCTTAATGTAAAACAGATTTCATTCAGGGTTCAATAAGCggttttataattttatttagttCGTCAAGTAGTATGCTTTTCTGAAGAGCTGGGTTTTATTGTCCTCACAGACCGAGCGCACAAGCCTTATTCCGTGGCAAGCAGCGAAAAGTTCTCAAAGTTCAGCTTACCTTGTATGGACTCATCGTCCAGGTCTTCGGTGCTGTTGGTAATACGTGCTGTCAACGAAAGATAACGAATATTATTTGAGTTTCTACAAGTTATTATGTAAGTATAATACGCACCTCTAGAACCCTTGGTTGAACTCATGCCCATGGAACTTTGTAAGCCCCCATTTCGGCCGTACAGAACATTCTCCAAGTAGGGCAGACCATTGTTGTTAACAATGTTTAAGCCAAGGCACGTCTCGATTTGCTTCCAGCGATGCAGTCGTTCTTGCAGCTCGTTTGTTACATCTCCGAGGGCATTCCTGGCCTCAACAATCGACCGATCCACATCATCAATACTCTTTCCGTGCGTGGAAACGAACGCACCCACCAAACTTGACCGTTTCTTACGCAATTTCTCACAAGCCTCTCTGGCCGACTGTAGCTGCTTCTCAGCCGACGTGCGCTTCTTCTGATGATTCTTACTTTCTAGTTCATATGTGTATTGGAGCCATGATTGCAGTTGTGGCGGCGGTGACCAGCAGTTGTCCACTAGCTCGAATTCGGCGCGAGACAATTCGTTGCGCAACATCTCGATTTCCTTTTTCAGCTGCTGAACTTCCAAATCCGAGTTCGATGAACTGAGAGTGGGCGCTTCTTTTAGACGCCGCTCCAAATCCAGTTTTTCTGTTGCCACATTTTCCTGCTCCATTCTGGCCCGTTCTAGTTCCTATAGTATTGCATTGGAGCAATGCATTAGTTAAATAAGCGTTCTATATCATCAATTACTTAATACCAACCTTCTGCATCTCCTGTAGACTTTGCTCAGCCCTCTGCAATCCCTCCATATCCTGGGCCATTCGACGCAGATGCCGTTTGGCATTCTTATTTTGCTGGTAGGCGTACCAACAACCAATAATAGCACTAAGCAACAGTGTAACCAATATGTAGTCCTTCCAGCGGGTACCAGTTTCTATTAAATGACAAATACATATGCATCCAATAAGTACTTTATATATTCGGTGAGACTATAGCTTCGTACCTCGCGGTGGCCCAAACAGAACCACATCCATTGCCTTCAATgagattttttgtttgtgtatAGGGTCTTTGATGCCAAGTACATTGCCCACATACTGAAGATTATTCACAGCCAATCTAAAACGCCGAAAATAGTTGAAAATAATGTGAAATGCATTAAGTATAACAATTAACAACTACAGTTTCTAAAATTGTTCAACTTTTTCCAAAAGAATAAGTACTTCTTCAAAAGTAGAAGACACCTAAGGGAAAACATAGGATTAATTAATACATGTAAACTTTGGCTTGCCAAAGATAGCTTCCTTTCTTGGTTTCTAAAATTGCCACACgattttaatgtttttgaaGAGCAGTAAAACAACCTATACTTATGGATTATGATGCACAACTTACTTATAAATGGGACAACTGAACTTGAAATCATTAAAATGATGAGAAAACCCAACGCTGAactcaaattaaaaatgatttataGCCTACCTTGGCAAGGCAGCGCCAGTAACCTTGTGTAATTTGAACAGATCAACGTATTGGGGCAGCTGAACGGACTGAGCCAGCCAATCGGTGGTCTGCTCGATGGTCCAATTGTGCACCTCCGATCTGAGCCAGGCCTCCCAAAGTTCTTTGACCGATATAtgcatatcgtcattgaagtGAAACGCTTTCTGCCGCTTTTCATAGCCCGAGTCGTACTTCAATTCCTCCCGCAAAAACTGGAAAAATTCGTTTAAAGatgggaaaataaaataaaggaTGTGAAATgttgcaaatttaaaattaataatgaaagaTGAAGTAACAAGTGTGTGCCTACATTAAAGGTCATGCTGAATGAATGAGTTGATTTTAAACATGAAcgatattatattatatatatctGCCTATAGGTTGATTAGGTTGAATTATAATATTCTTATCGAAATTATTTTTCGAGTAACAAGAAAGGAAGCTCAGTTCGGCAAGCCGAGTTTGATACATCGTTGTAATATTTaactatatacatatttcaATAAAAGGAAACATAATATAAAACTGCTCATTGAATGATAATAATCTGAATAATGAAATTTCTATATGCTTTCTAGTGTATAATTTGTGTCAGCTTAACGAGCAGCGATTTCTAGTCATGGCAACATGATTCTCATATACTTTGGACTTTCGGTTCAAATGGCTTTTAAAACATACGTCATCGGACTCGCTCAGATCGATGTTTCCATTATCGTCATCATCCAGCTGGCGATGCAAGCTGGCAATAGCCTCCATACCAAAGCGATCCTGAACACTTCCACTGTAGCAATCAAAATCATCAGCAGCACACGCTCCATCCGCTGAACCGCTTCCCATGGAACCTGTTGAAAGTGCATCCGGTtagcaaaatatataaaagaagCTATTAAATCTAATCCAGAAGAGACTATTTAAATCAAAACATAATAATACATACTGTTAAAAACCCGTCCATCAGATGATAGCTAGCGAAAGTGTGTtataacacaaaaaaataataatgaaaaggTGGTAACTTCGGCGAGCCAAAGTTCAAATACCGATGTAGTTAGGAAAGAAAAAGTGCAGGTTGTTATAGTCGTTCGATTTTCCCACAATTTGCAATCTTGTCCTAAAATCGCCCTGAAAATTCCCATATAATATGAGGGCATCGGAAATTAAACTATGACAAATAAATTGCTGAGCTCCTACAAAACGAACACACATCGAGTATCAATTTAACAAAGAtaagaaatataaatcaataaaaagcaagaaatttcggaataaaatttaaattacttcaaaaaaaaaaaaaaaacaacgaaGTTTTACCAATTTGGCCAGATTGTCCTATATGTAAATAGTCCGATCGTTCACATGGCAGCTACATATATGAAATAGTCGTCTGATCTCGGCTGTTTCGACCTATATACTACCTGCAATAGAAAGAAGACTATATTTAAAGTTTCAACCAGGTGGCTTCAAAATGGAGTGACTGGTTTGCTTAAcaacggacagacagacaaacATACGGACATGCTTATATATACTAGAACTATCTACTTTACAAGATTGGAATATTCGTCGCGGCGTTGCAAGCGTCTGGCCAAATGGATTGATAAGGACCCGCTGCAAGGGTATATCAAGTTCAGTAGCTATATATATGGGCTCTAAATATCCTTAAACATGCTGCAAATCTACCTTACAGTACCGCTCACAAATTGGTTGCTCTTCTTAACTTGCAAGCTTAAGCTTATGCATAGACTTAGTACGTGCTATTAATGACTGGTTTTGGCAGATCCGATTAGCAGGTGCTTTGCCTCGTGCGCAACTTACTAAATTCATTGCTGACTGCCTGGGACATGGCCTCGCTCAGAAGATTATATGAGCTCCTGTGCAGATTTTGCGCCAGATGAGTGGAGTGCTCTCCGCCGCTTCCGGCGTGCGATGCGGCGATATGGGTGACATGTTCCGACTGCGAATTGTGTAAACTCTGACCAGATTCGTGGGATGAGTGACGTTGTGAGGCAACATTGGGATTTTGCTTATACTGATGCTGTGTGTTGTATCGATTCGAATCGACTGATACTGTGTGCGGGCCATGATCTAGCGTACTTATGCTCTTCAGCACACAGCAGAAGAATATTAAAGAGTAGTTCCAAATGGTattctttcgcattgttacgAATTGTGTGCGGACTTCTTCAATACAAATTATCGCATACGTCTCCTTTAAATCGGTAAATCGGCTCGGTTTCTTATAAgtttacaaattaaatttgttgctCGCGAAAGTCATAGTTTTCAACTGTTGATATCCTGCAATGATATATGAGAAATAGAGATGTCAGAAATGTGGCAGATCTAGATTTCAACTTAAAAACTAAGTAATATGGGGCTGAGTAATATGCAAAGAGTAAGCTTTTTTGCCCTGTGAAGTAAGTGTGTaccatatgtatatatatttctaatcAGCATTTAGTTTCGGGAGTAATTATGGTACTTGTTGATTTCAGGGATCCTCTTAACAAGTTAACAAGCTTTTAATTGTTATATTGCAATCTTCTTCAATGGATTTTTGCATCTGGAACCATTTTTTCTCGACTTTATAACGCATATTCCATATTCTATTAAATTCCATAGTGAGCGAGGCGTATAGTACATAAAGAAAATTGATTAAATAATCAAGCAAATCCAACTGTGTGCGAAAGTATTATTGCATTGGCCAATAAATAAAGATTTACTGGGCACAGACTTACGAGGCTTTTATTTGTCGATGAGATTCAGTTTTAGGGGTCTTTAAAGATAACCGCTGAGCGCAAATTTACTGAGAAATGCAAATATCAGGGAAACGGCATGAGTAATAAAATGGATGAATTTTCGGTTCGCCGAcaaaaaattcattttcgGGCAGTTATTTTAGATTTGGATTTGCGTTTTTGTTAACTAGTGTAAGTTTAGCTGCGGATGCTGTAGCAAAACATTTTCGACACCTAACTAGACTTATACTATCATTCCGATCTATTATATTGTACCAATGTGCGTTTTACATCTGTGTATTTACAATACATTTGGGATCGTTTTTGATCTCCAATTGGAAACAAATAAATGCGTAAAATACAGTTAATTCCTACAGATATCGTTGCAAGAACAGCACATAACGGTACATTTAGATGGCAGAAGTAAATGGATTCAAAATCATATGCAAACCTTACTGTGTAACtgttttcttcattttttacaatattttttaatattagaCATTGATACTATATACGAATGTAGATATGTAAGTTGTGGAAGGCATCAGCATTTGTTTACTTCTAAAAACGCAGAAAACTGGGAATTTCAACAATGTCTGGTTGGATCCGGCTGCGTTATGACTGCACAATTTACAATGTCAAAGCCAAGCACTTAATTACCACACATATGTGGATGCCCAGTGGTAAACTTCCATAAGTTTTTTTTAGAcctcaaataaaaataaaagcactCACCCTAAAATTCCCGAGTCAGTTTGGGTTGAACAGTGTGACCAGTCGACTGAAAGCGAAAAATGTACACTTCAAATTTTAAGCTGCAAACACTTGTCATGTAAGAGCTATTGTATATTTCGCCCAATAGGATAAAGTGTTTGTATGCAACTTAATCTATTAGTAAAAGAACAATAGAAGAAATATATACAACGtataaaaactatatatacatttttaaatatccGTTAATACGCTGTTTCCACTTCTTATGGCATTTCGATAATTACCGATAATTCTTCAAAAACATTCTGTAACGGCCTGACctcaaaaattaatttgtattttctattctattatttaacatttgtCCTGTTAGCTTATGGTTAACTTATTCACATTTAAAGATCGATATGTTTGCGGGCGGCAAGTTTCTCTCAGTGGATATAAAAGCGGAACGACTGAAATATATTCGCATATGAAACCTGTTATCCCACCGATCAGtatcaatattttattaacaaTACGAATGATTTTGTTTCCTTGAAAATTCAGCTAAATAATTTTCATCGATTTTACATTAAGTAACTGAAAAATACTAACTTTAATATAAGAGCCCAGTACGTGAGAACCATTTACTCAGAAACGCGTTTATGAAACGCTTGCAATAGCCAGCAAATGTGCCTAACGCGTAGTTTAAATAACAATTGATTGCTACAGAAGCGGACAGCGCGAAAGACAATATtaagtttataatttaaatatagttTGAAGGCAGCGTTAAAAAAGGCAGATACTCAGTGCTTAACGCGCAAATCGAtttggcacttgaacttggcgtTTATTTGTCGATAGTATGTCAAAACAAACAGTTGtgcataaaaaaaaggaaatataatCGCGCGCATGCAGCATTTCTAgttaaaataaacattaataAAGCAACGAATTGAATGGGTCGCACGGCTAACAATGAGGGATTTTAAATAGAGACATCGGTTAATGCCTAAAttgtacatatttttttgtgttgtgCACGATTTAATGCAAGAATAGTGTGTATTTTTAAACAAGACTCTGGCGCTGATACATTCATACATAGCTCACGCGCACAGGACATACAGTCCTAACATAAAATTCTCGTTCGTTTTCACGCCATCGCATCTATTGTGTTACATAGCGCCCAAAAAGCGAGAAGTAAAGTGCAATAATCAGCGAAGTTTGGGTTCCTTGGCAAACAAACAGGTATGTATTCAGATTAGCAGGGATGTGTACATGTATATAACGCGTACATCCAACTGTTTACATCCTTATTACTAAATATAGAAGTAATTCCAATTGTGCAAATCGCCAGTGGAggtgtacatatgtatttatgcaAGCGTGCGTATGTATGTGGGTACATAAAACATGGCAAGTGAAAATTCGCATGGTCTCCCCCTTAGTTTCGTACTGAGgacattatttatttgcacgATTATCAAATGTAAATAAGCATACACTCTGCACCTGTATGTATGatcgtgtgtttgtgtgtgtgtgtaggtaTATACAGTGGTCAACTGCTAAAatgaaagcaaataaaaactTAGGAATAACGTAACTCTCATGctaaaacattaaaaaaaaaatcgaaaaggGACAAtgctatttttaaactttaattTGGTAGAACTTTCGCTaaaatattctttattttaatccagtattaaatgaaatgcaaatattaatgcaatgaaaaagaaagaaataatatccttgtttccatatattaaaaatcaaacaaaaggAGTTCATATAACATATATACTTCATAAGCAATACAATATTTTTAAGGGAAACCCATTAGAATTATGATGTTACGAGAAAGATTCGCTAAAATTACTTGATCCTTATTCTTAGCTCATTCAAGGGAGTCGAAATGATGGTCTATTCGAATTATTGTCTATTAACATGATAGTTTTAATTTAACCTTAAATTTACCAACACGTTTTAACACACTTCTCTATTGCAGGATATACAAGGATCTTTAAATGAGCGATAGCTTCGTAAACTCAGGAGCACACTAAAGGCGCAAACTATATTTTGAGTACGATGAGCGGCGCTACACAGGAATTTTGTGTACGCTGGAACAGCCATTTGGGCAGCATTGGAGCTGCTTTTCCGCAGCTGCTGGCGGGCCAGAGATTCGTGGACGTAACACTCGCATGCGAAGGCCAACAGGTGCACTGCCATCGTCTGGTTTTGGCCGCCTGTTCCACCTACTTTGAGGCGATACTGGCGGAGCATCCTTGCAAGCACCCGGTCATCATATTGCCCAGGGAGATCAAGCTATGGGAGATCCAGGCGCTTGTGGACTTCATGTACAAGGGAGAGGTCAATGTCACGCAAGCCGGTCTTGGCCAGTTGCTTCGCTGTGCCGAACAACTGCAGATTCGCGGTCTATACGGCTCTGAGGCACCGATAAACTACAAGAAACTGCAGCAGGCTAGTCTGGAGGCAGCTAAGGATCCAGCTGCGACCACAGCGCGAAGTTTCAAGCATGTGGACAGCGCGGAGACGGACGATGCAGCCACTAATTCAACCACCTCAACAATGACCACCTCCTCCGCTCCACCGCTACCGGTTAACCATCCGCAACCTACAGTATTGAAGCGCCAGAATCCCGATGctcggcagcagcaacagcagcagcagcaattacAGCAGCGACCCCAGATAAATGGCAGTAATGCTCAACAGCCATCTAAGGCCACCTCTGCGAACGTTTTGGGCAGCCACTCGAATGCACCGACCGAGGACGACTCCGGCGACGAGGTGCCGAACAATTGGAATGCCTACGGGGAGCAATTCGAGGATTGCAATATATCTGCGCAAGCCGTTGACAACAAAATGAATGTCCACCTATCCCTGCAGCAATCGCGGTTTGTTTTTGCATTAATATAACAAGTATCTCTggataaatgtatatattttcacaggatgcaaatgcagcttcagcagcagcaatactTGGATTCTAATGTTGAGGACGACCACAACTATGTGGCCGCGCATGATGAAAACAATGACAGCAGTTTTGCGACAGGAGTGCCATGCGGATCCGGGCTATCCGTCACCCTTGACACTGATCTCGATACATCGGCCAATACTTCCGGCGGACTGAGCCATAGCTCGATCGATGGTTATACTTCATATAAGCGCGTTCGACGTTCAGAAGCATCTCTAGCACAAGCGGCCAAATGTGTTTCGAAGGGCGAGACATTCCAAACTGTCAGCAATATGTTCAATATTCCTGTCTCAACCATTCGTTTCTATATGGCGCGAAAAGGAATTCTTCCGAAGCGGAAACGTGGACGTGGTGCTTCCCATGCCGGAAACATAATAATCACAACAAACTCAGGAAAACTCTCAACCGTCCCAGCGAGCATAACTCATCCCCCAGCCCATCCGCATATCCACACCAATCCCCTTCCTCACACGCAGTCTCAGCAAATGTCCATGGACAGCCTACATCTCAAGGCGGGCATCACAAATACCAGTGGCAGCAATAGTCCGGCAACAGGTACGGCAACGTCTATGTCACCATCATTTGATATGGCCACAACAGGTGATATCGTGCCTTTTCACCTCCATAGCGATGCGGCGGCATTCAAACTCAACGATCAGAAGCTGCACATGATCTAACCACGCAATTTGCCAAGCTGTGCTGTACTAGTAGGGCGTGTATTAATAGAGAGGGATTTCCAAGCAGTAGCTGCTTTCTTTCATTTCGGGGTACGCATCGGCTCGTGTGGGATCTTTAGTCATAACATAGTCaacaaaatacaatttatacTTAGGTTTACTTGATTACGCTTTGAAGATGCCACAGTTTTATCCTTGGTTGAAATATTCTTGCCGTTCAAtcattattcattttattctggcaatcataaaaaaatacGGTAGATGTATGCTATCAACAAGGATTATGACTAAAAACTTGCGtaaaaatttcaaatgtgTTTCTTGTCGCCCCAGTACTTTAAGGAATTACTGTATTGTTAATAAGATAAATAAAATCGACCTGGAAACTTTTACTTGGTATTCGTGTGATTGCAAAGATAAGATGAACATTTATAATAAGCTCAAAGGTCGTAAATGACATAATCATAATGCTAACAGCTTAAACTAAATAACAATGTAAAGTAATTAATATTGGTCAAATACATCCGATCTATTTTAAATCCATGTACTTTTCCTACAAGAATTCGCAAATCTTCAAAACTTGTTTAGACCTACTCGGTTTGTTTCTGTTCATTTGttcgtttatttgttttattcatTATAACAATTAATTGGCCATAACTTCAAGAGAATGCAAAAATCCCTATAATAAATGACGTTGTGAAAGTATTATTAAATGCATAAGTACTGTGTACGAAAAGATTGGGCAATAAAAGTTTAAATGCATTCAAAGTAACCATAACGATATTTTTGTTTGGACAAATTTATTTCTTAAAGCTTGAACTGTCATTGGCAATCAAAACGAGAGCGGCGAGAAGACGTCTAAATTGTTtgatacaaatttatttaaaaagctaatttttttaactttgtaCACATATATGTGGATTAGTACAGTGCAGGCGCAGAATGTTGAAGTGGAAACGGCGCTTTTTGAATGCTTCTTTTAGAATCGGGTTCTTTTCATGTTCAATCAACGGTCACACTGTAAGTCTAAGGCAGAT
The Drosophila mauritiana strain mau12 chromosome X, ASM438214v1, whole genome shotgun sequence DNA segment above includes these coding regions:
- the LOC117147491 gene encoding stromal interaction molecule homolog isoform X2 produces the protein MRKNTIWNYSLIFFCCVLKSISTLDHGPHTVSVDSNRYNTQHQYKQNPNVASQRHSSHESGQSLHNSQSEHVTHIAASHAGSGGEHSTHLAQNLHRSSYNLLSEAMSQAVSNEFSSMGSGSADGACAADDFDCYSGSVQDRFGMEAIASLHRQLDDDDNGNIDLSESDDFLREELKYDSGYEKRQKAFHFNDDMHISVKELWEAWLRSEVHNWTIEQTTDWLAQSVQLPQYVDLFKLHKVTGAALPRLAVNNLQYVGNVLGIKDPIHKQKISLKAMDVVLFGPPRETGTRWKDYILVTLLLSAIIGCWYAYQQNKNAKRHLRRMAQDMEGLQRAEQSLQEMQKELERARMEQENVATEKLDLERRLKEAPTLSSSNSDLEVQQLKKEIEMLRNELSRAEFELVDNCWSPPPQLQSWLQYTYELESKNHQKKRTSAEKQLQSAREACEKLRKKRSSLVGAFVSTHGKSIDDVDRSIVEARNALGDVTNELQERLHRWKQIETCLGLNIVNNNGLPYLENVLYGRNGGLQSSMGMSSTKGSRARITNSTEDLDDESIQGFGIP
- the LOC117147491 gene encoding stromal interaction molecule homolog isoform X1 is translated as MRKNTIWNYSLIFFCCVLKSISTLDHGPHTVSVDSNRYNTQHQYKQNPNVASQRHSSHESGQSLHNSQSEHVTHIAASHAGSGGEHSTHLAQNLHRSSYNLLSEAMSQAVSNEFSSMGSGSADGACAADDFDCYSGSVQDRFGMEAIASLHRQLDDDDNGNIDLSESDDFLREELKYDSGYEKRQKAFHFNDDMHISVKELWEAWLRSEVHNWTIEQTTDWLAQSVQLPQYVDLFKLHKVTGAALPRLAVNNLQYVGNVLGIKDPIHKQKISLKAMDVVLFGPPRETGTRWKDYILVTLLLSAIIGCWYAYQQNKNAKRHLRRMAQDMEGLQRAEQSLQEMQKELERARMEQENVATEKLDLERRLKEAPTLSSSNSDLEVQQLKKEIEMLRNELSRAEFELVDNCWSPPPQLQSWLQYTYELESKNHQKKRTSAEKQLQSAREACEKLRKKRSSLVGAFVSTHGKSIDDVDRSIVEARNALGDVTNELQERLHRWKQIETCLGLNIVNNNGLPYLENVLYGRNGGLQSSMGMSSTKGSRARITNSTEDLDDESIQGKLNFENFSLLATE
- the LOC117147491 gene encoding stromal interaction molecule homolog isoform X3 — encoded protein: MGSGSADGACAADDFDCYSGSVQDRFGMEAIASLHRQLDDDDNGNIDLSESDDFLREELKYDSGYEKRQKAFHFNDDMHISVKELWEAWLRSEVHNWTIEQTTDWLAQSVQLPQYVDLFKLHKVTGAALPRLAVNNLQYVGNVLGIKDPIHKQKISLKAMDVVLFGPPRETGTRWKDYILVTLLLSAIIGCWYAYQQNKNAKRHLRRMAQDMEGLQRAEQSLQEMQKELERARMEQENVATEKLDLERRLKEAPTLSSSNSDLEVQQLKKEIEMLRNELSRAEFELVDNCWSPPPQLQSWLQYTYELESKNHQKKRTSAEKQLQSAREACEKLRKKRSSLVGAFVSTHGKSIDDVDRSIVEARNALGDVTNELQERLHRWKQIETCLGLNIVNNNGLPYLENVLYGRNGGLQSSMGMSSTKGSRARITNSTEDLDDESIQGKLNFENFSLLATE
- the LOC117147491 gene encoding stromal interaction molecule homolog isoform X4; this encodes MRKNTIWNYSLIFFCCVLKSISTLDHGPHTVSVDSNRYNTQHQYKQNPNVASQRHSSHESGQSLHNSQSEHVTHIAASHAGSGGEHSTHLAQNLHRSSYNLLSEAMSQAVSNEFSSI
- the LOC117147727 gene encoding protein tramtrack, beta isoform; amino-acid sequence: MSGATQEFCVRWNSHLGSIGAAFPQLLAGQRFVDVTLACEGQQVHCHRLVLAACSTYFEAILAEHPCKHPVIILPREIKLWEIQALVDFMYKGEVNVTQAGLGQLLRCAEQLQIRGLYGSEAPINYKKLQQASLEAAKDPAATTARSFKHVDSAETDDAATNSTTSTMTTSSAPPLPVNHPQPTVLKRQNPDARQQQQQQQQLQQRPQINGSNAQQPSKATSANVLGSHSNAPTEDDSGDEVPNNWNAYGEQFEDCNISAQAVDNKMNVHLSLQQSRMQMQLQQQQYLDSNVEDDHNYVAAHDENNDSSFATGVPCGSGLSVTLDTDLDTSANTSGGLSHSSIDGYTSYKRVRRSEASLAQAAKCVSKGETFQTVSNMFNIPVSTIRFYMARKGILPKRKRGRGASHAGNIIITTNSGKLSTVPASITHPPAHPHIHTNPLPHTQSQQMSMDSLHLKAGITNTSGSNSPATGTATSMSPSFDMATTGDIVPFHLHSDAAAFKLNDQKLHMI